A portion of the Maylandia zebra isolate NMK-2024a linkage group LG9, Mzebra_GT3a, whole genome shotgun sequence genome contains these proteins:
- the LOC101464787 gene encoding V-set domain-containing T-cell activation inhibitor 1: MMGVNFVMVFVTVVFLWMMTVSKGDTEVSCVFMEKCILPCTFQSDTDIVIHWLQETAGNIHVHSFYHNQDQPALQDKHFRGRTSLFNNQISRGNASLLLMWADVHDEGRYKCYTSTITGNKESFINLEVNAPVQEVNLQQVGNTMNCSSEGIFPEPQLIWSTSPPSNVSLQYETTVQQTEQQLYNISSSLILSDSDKDSVFSCNISTRRNWRNATLSEQGNVVPVRGFRGGVFAAFLVVAAAGLALYCKWKRS; the protein is encoded by the exons ATGATGGGCGTCAACTTTGTTATGGTTTTTGTGACTGTGGTGTTTTTGTGGATGATGACTGTTTCCAAAGGAG ATACTGAAGTATCCTGTGTATTTATGGAAAAATGCATCTTACCGTGCACTTTCCAAAGTGACACTGACATAGTCATCCACTGGctgcaggaaactgcaggaaacATTCATGTCCACTCATTCTACCACAACCAAGACCAGCCCGCACTTCAGGACAAGCATTTCAGAGGCAGGACTTCACTATTCAACAACCAAATCTCCAGAGGAAATGCTTCACTCCTGCTGATGTGGGCAGATGTTCATGATGAAGGCAGATACAAATGCTATACCAGCACCATCACAGGAAACAAGGAATCGTTTATAAACCTTGAAGTAAATG CTCCAGTACAAGAAGTCAATCTTCAGCAAGTAGGAAACACGATGAACTGCAGCTCAGAGGGAATCTTCCCTGAACCCCAGTTAATCTGGTCCACCAGCCCTCCATCCAATGTGTCGCTCCAGTATGAAACCacagtccagcagacagaacaGCAGCTTTACAACATCAGCAGTTCTCTGATACTTTCAGACAGTGATAAAGATTCTGTTTTTAGCTGTAACATCAGCACTCGTAGAAACTGGAGGAACGCAACTTTAAGTGAACAAG GGAATGTTGTCCCTGTTAGAGGCTTCAGAGGAGGAGTCTTTGCAGCTTTTTTGGTCGTGGCAGCAGCTGGTCTGGCACTGTACTGCAAATGGAAAAGAAGTTAA